The Leptospira bouyouniensis genome contains the following window.
GCATGGGAATATAACCAATCAAATCCGATGTTTCCAAAATATGATCTTCAATCCCATTGGCCTCATTTCCTATGATGAGGACCAGGTTGTTTGGTTTTCCGAGGGCTTGGATCATTTTGGTTTTAGATACCAATTGAGGGTCTTCTTTCGGAAGTGCTAGTGATATCAGGTTTCCTCCATTTTCTTTGAATCCTATTAACGCTGTGGAAAGATTTGTCACTTTGGCTAACTGCAATTGGAAAATGGCACCCATGGAAACTCTCACGGATCTCCGGAGATAGGGTGATGCTGATTGGGAATCAAAGAGGATGGACTGAATGCCAAAGGCAGCCGCATTGCGTAGAATGGAGCCGATATTCTCGCTATCTACTATCGAATTGATGATGAGAATGGGAAATTGTAAATCCTTAACCTCTACCCACCTTTGTTTGCCTACCGCCATAAATCCTTGGTGGACATGAAATCCAATCGTTTCTTCAAAGATTGATTTATCCGCCACAAAACAATGATTAGGATCAATTAACTTTTTATCGATGAGGTCTTTATGTTTAAGCCAATATTTTTCTGTGCAAAATACTGATTTTACTTCAATATCTGACTTTAACAAACGGACTGCCGTTTTCTCATGATCGGCAATGAAATATTCCGAAGGTGATTCTTTCGATTTAAGAAGGTGGTAATCTCTCAGTCTCTCGTCATGTGGGGAAAGGATTTTTTGCATGAGTTAATTTTTGATCTTTTATGTTTTTACGGAAACACAGCTTCCCCGCGATGTTATGCGATGTCTGGTCTTAATCCGAATTTTGCAGCTACTTCATTGACTCTAGTATCAAAACTATGAAATGCAAAGTTTGATGAATGCATAACATCTTTTAAGAAAATTGCAGTTGCAACATGAATTCCATCTAAAGACCTACAATCTGCAATTTCCTTCTTTAATTCTATTATAGATTGAATATTCTCGTCAATTTTCATTAGGGAACATTCAGAAAGAAATTCTTTTAGAAGTTTTTCATGCTTTGAAAGCCATTGCGCAGAAAGGTTCTTTTTGTTATTTTTAAAGAATCTTCTTAAAACGAGCGTCGCTTCTATTAGGGTAAGGATAGAACTCACTTTTTCGCTAGGTGCATTCCAAATTTTTACTGCTTTATCGTTAAAATGATCCCCTAGAATGATAGAAAGTATAATGCTAGTTTCAATATAATAGATCATCTATATTAAAACTTATCTTCTTTTGAATCTTGGTATAAGGTCCACCAATCAACTTGTTTTTTATAATTTAGGTTTTGTTTTTGAATTTTACTAATTTGTGTGGATTTTCGTTTAGCAGGAATTAATTTTCCTTCGCTTGCAAGTTGATTCAGAATTTTTTGTACATTATTGTCGGAGTTTTCTTTTCCCGGATATTTGAGTTCAGCAACAACTCTGTTGTGCTCTGTAATTAGCACATTTTCACCATTTTTAACTAATTCGATATATTGGCTTAGATGAGATTTTAATTCGCGTATTCCGACCAATATCATAATTCAAAATTGTGACCATTGTGACCTCTTTTGTCAATTGATTTTCCTTTAGAAATTGTCTTTCTTTGTTGTCTTAATTTAGGAATTTTCATTTTTAACGTTAACTTTGCAAGATGTTCGAATCACATCCTATTTTTCACAATCTCATATTCATTTTGGACAAATCCATTGGGAAAGGTTTGTGTTTTTCTGTGTTTCAATTCAATCATTTGATCGGTAACACCAAAGAGAGAAATCCCACTTCCAAGTAGAATGGGAATTTGTGTGATTGTGATTTCATCCAATAGGGATTCTTTCAGAAATGACTGAATTAGTTTCCCACCATCCACATAGACATTTTGATACGCCTTTGTTTTGAGATAAGAGATTAGTTCCCTGATCGGGCGAGTAAAGATAGAAATATCATGTTTAGTTTCGATTTGGTAGTTCGGATTGTTTGATACCACGATGACAGGGACATTTTCGAACGGATAGGGTTCAAACTGTAAAACGGTTTCAAAGGTGATTCTACCCATCACGATGCAATCAATA
Protein-coding sequences here:
- a CDS encoding TrmH family RNA methyltransferase, translated to MQKILSPHDERLRDYHLLKSKESPSEYFIADHEKTAVRLLKSDIEVKSVFCTEKYWLKHKDLIDKKLIDPNHCFVADKSIFEETIGFHVHQGFMAVGKQRWVEVKDLQFPILIINSIVDSENIGSILRNAAAFGIQSILFDSQSASPYLRRSVRVSMGAIFQLQLAKVTNLSTALIGFKENGGNLISLALPKEDPQLVSKTKMIQALGKPNNLVLIIGNEANGIEDHILETSDLIGYIPMQNKIDSLNVSHALAVALSHLL
- a CDS encoding PIN domain-containing protein, producing MIYYIETSIILSIILGDHFNDKAVKIWNAPSEKVSSILTLIEATLVLRRFFKNNKKNLSAQWLSKHEKLLKEFLSECSLMKIDENIQSIIELKKEIADCRSLDGIHVATAIFLKDVMHSSNFAFHSFDTRVNEVAAKFGLRPDIA
- a CDS encoding type II toxin-antitoxin system Phd/YefM family antitoxin, which translates into the protein MILVGIRELKSHLSQYIELVKNGENVLITEHNRVVAELKYPGKENSDNNVQKILNQLASEGKLIPAKRKSTQISKIQKQNLNYKKQVDWWTLYQDSKEDKF
- a CDS encoding dihydrofolate reductase family protein, with protein sequence MLSLKAYIASSLDGFIAKKDGSVDWLHAEKYHLENEDFGYTSFMESIDCIVMGRITFETVLQFEPYPFENVPVIVVSNNPNYQIETKHDISIFTRPIRELISYLKTKAYQNVYVDGGKLIQSFLKESLLDEITITQIPILLGSGISLFGVTDQMIELKHRKTQTFPNGFVQNEYEIVKNRM